The following coding sequences lie in one Chionomys nivalis chromosome 8, mChiNiv1.1, whole genome shotgun sequence genomic window:
- the Itprip gene encoding inositol 1,4,5-trisphosphate receptor-interacting protein, which produces MALGLFRVCLVVVTAIVNHPLLFPRENATVPENEEEILRKMQEHQEKLQLEQLRLEEEVARLLAEKEALKQTEEEGQQQPEAYTAWNLWSTLCMILFLIIEIWRQDYQDAPFPECPAGEEDELSGLGGAPLKGLPLPNKATLDHFYEHCIRSATGDAARTREFVEGFVDDLLEALRSVYSRNTDMEMEDFIGVGSMYENWQVERPLQCHLYVPFTPPEPYSFRPELWCSSLSVPLDRQGYGQIKVTLADGDPLGCACSKTKLGEDMLCLLHGKSGGVQPSRGGGDEMKDLLCSRETSHLDAMQVMKWFQVALTRAWHRIAHKYEFDLAFGQLDTPGSLRIKFRSGKFMPFILTPVIQCNDSDLYFVPQLPKEPHRGPPASSTDWFLSFAVSERQFLRMIGKALPEDACHLSCLQIASFLLSKQSRLSGPSGLHSYHLKTVLLHLLLSRRAADWKASQLGVRLQELFRFLERSLLEKKLHHFFVGNRKVPEAMGLPEVVRRAEPINLFRPFVLQRTLYHSTMDFFYEMLRNAPTLISEYSLHVPSDRASPPPKAVAL; this is translated from the coding sequence ATGGCCCTGGGACTTTTCCGGGTATGTCTGGTGGTGGTGACGGCCATTGTTAACCACCCCCTGCTGTTCCCCCGGGAGAACGCCACAGTTCCAGAGAACGAGGAGGAGATCCTCCGTAAGATGCAGGAACACCAGGAGAAGCTGCAGCTGGAGCAGCTGCgcctggaggaggaggtggcGCGGCTACTGGCCGAGAAGGAGGCCCTGAAGCAGACCGAGGAGGAGGGCCAGCAGCAGCCTGAGGCCTACACTGCCTGGAACCTCTGGAGCACTCTCTGCATGATCCTCTTCCTGATCATCGAGATATGGCGGCAGGACTACCAGGACGCGCCCTTCCCAGAGTGCCCGGCTGGAGAAGAGGATGAGCTGTCTGGACTGGGGGGCGCTCCACTGAAGGGCCTTCCCCTGCCCAATAAGGCCACCCTGGACCACTTCTATGAGCACTGTATCCGAAGCGCCACAGGTGATGCTGCCCGTACCAGGGAGTTTGTGGAAGGCTTTGTGGATGACCTGCTGGAAGCTCTGAGGAGTGTCTACAGCCGAAACACTGACATGGAGATGGAGGACTTCATCGGTGTGGGTAGCATGTATGAAAACTGGCAGGTGGAGAGACCACTCCAGTGCCACCTGTATGTACCCTTCACACCCCCGGAGCCCTACAGCTTCCGCCCAGAGCTCTGGTGTTCCAGCCTCTCGGTGCCCCTGGATCGGCAGGGCTACGGCCAGATCAAGGTGACCCTGGCCGATGGGGACCCTCTAGGCTGTGCCTGCAGCAAGACTAAACTCGGGGAAGATATGCTGTGTCTCCTCCACGGCAAGAGTGGCGGGGTACAGCCCAGCAGAGGTGGAGGTGATGAGATGAAGGACTTGCTGTGTTCCAGAGAGACCTCACATCTGGACGCCATGCAGGTCATGAAGTGGTTCCAGGTGGCTCTCACCAGAGCCTGGCACCGCATCGCCCACAAGTATGAGTTTGACCTTGCCTTTGGCCAGCTAGACACCCCGGGGTCTCTCAGAATCAAGTTCCGCTCGGGGAAGTTCATGCCCTTCATCCTGACTCCCGTGATCCAGTGTAACGACTCCGACCTATACTTTGTCCCACAGCTTCCCAAGGAGCCGCACAGGGGACCTCCAGCCTCCAGCACCGACTGGTTCCTGTCATTTGCTGTTTCCGAGCGACAGTTCCTCCGGATGATCGGGAAGGCTTTGCCCGAGGACGCCTGCCACCTTAGCTGTCTGCAGATTGCCTCCTTCTTGCTCTCCAAGCAGAGCCGCCTGTCAGGCCCCAGCGGGCTGCACAGCTACCACCTAAAGACGGTCCTGCTGCACCTCCTGCTGTCCCGGCGGGCCGCTGACTGGAAGGCCAGCCAGCTGGGTGTGCGTTTGCAGGAGCTCTTCCGCTTCCTGGAGAGAAGCCTCCTGGAGAAGAAGCTCCATCACTTCTTTGTGGGCAACCGCAAGGTGCCTGAGGCTATGGGACTCCCAGAGGTCGTGCGGAGAGCTGAGCCTATAAACCTCTTCCGGCCCTTCGTTCTGCAGCGGACTCTTTACCACAGCACGATGGACTTCTTCTATGAGATGCTGAGGAATGCCCCAACGCTCATTAGTGAATATTCCCTCCATGTCCCTTCAGACCGTGCCAGCCCACCACCAAAAGCTGTCGCCTTGTAG
- the Gsto2 gene encoding glutathione S-transferase omega-2 — MSGDASRSLGRGSCPPGPVPEGVIRIYSMRFCPYSHRTRLVLKAKGIRHEVININLKNKPEWYYTKHPFGQIPVLENSQCQLIYESVIACEYLDDIYPGRKLFPYDPYERARQKMLLELFCKVPHLTKECLVALRCGRECSDLKAALRQEFGNLEEILEYQNTAFFGGDRISMIDYLFWPWFERLDVYGLSDCVNHTLMLRHWISTMKQDPTVCALLIDKNIFLGFLNLYFQNNPAAFDFGLSVPAIR; from the exons ATGTCTGGGGATGCCTCCAGAAGCTTGGGGAGAG GCAGCTGTCCCCCAGGACCAGTCCCAGAGGGTGTGATCCGCATCTACAGCATGAGGTTCTGCCCTTACTCGCACAGGACACGCCTGGTCCTCAAGGCCAAAGGCATCAG gcacgAAGTTATCAACATTAACCTGAAAAACAAGCCTGAGTGGTACTATACAAAACATCCTTTTGGCCAGATTCCTGTCCTGGAGAACAGCCAGTGTCAACTTATCTACGAATCCGTCATCGCTTGCGAGTACCTGGATGACATCTACCCAGGAAGGAAGCTGTTTCCATATGACCCTTACGAACGAGCTCGCCAGAAGATGTTACTGGAGCTGTTCTGTAAG GTCCCACACTTAACCAAGGAATGTCTAGTAGCATTGAGATGCGGGAGAGAGTGTTCGGACCTGAAGGCTGCCCTGCGTCAGGAGTTCGGCAACCTGGAAGAG ATTCTTGAATATCAGAACACAGCGTTCTTTGGTGGAGACCGTATATCCATGATTGATTACCTCTTCTGGCCCTGGTTTGAGCGGCTGGATGTATATGGACTATCTGA CTGCGTGAATCACACCCTGATGCTGAGGCACTGGATATCCACCATGAAGCAGGACCCCACGGTCTGTGCCCTGCTCATTGATAAGAACATATTCTTAGGCTTCCTGAATCTCTATTTTCAGAACAACCCTGCTGCTTTTGACTTTGGGCTGTCTGTTCCAGCCATTCGGTAA